One segment of Balaenoptera ricei isolate mBalRic1 chromosome 8, mBalRic1.hap2, whole genome shotgun sequence DNA contains the following:
- the LOC132370165 gene encoding LOW QUALITY PROTEIN: olfactory receptor 52K1-like (The sequence of the model RefSeq protein was modified relative to this genomic sequence to represent the inferred CDS: deleted 3 bases in 2 codons; substituted 1 base at 1 genomic stop codon), whose protein sequence is MKEGEFSGALLASNITSTHPAAFLLVGIPGLEXLHVWISIPFCFTYTLDLLGNLTLLFIIRADTALHEPMCLFLAMLAATDLVLSSTTLPKMLAIFWFRDQEINLYACLVQMFFLHSFSTMESAVLLAMAFDRYVAICKPLHHITILPGPLITKTGLAAVTQAVTLMTTPPFLLRRFHYCRGPVIAHCYCEHVGVVRLACGDIRFSNIHGIAVAMFIVVMDLLFVVLSYIFILRAVLQLASWEAHYKAFGTCVSHIGAILSTYTPVVICSVIHRVARWAAPHVHIFLAIFYLLFSPIVNPIYGVKTKQIRDHVQSIPEKKCIDAHFFP, encoded by the exons ATGAAAGAAG GAGAATTTTCAGGAGCCTTGCTAGCCTCTAATATTACCTCAACCCATCCAGCTGCcttcctgttggtaggaattCCAGGTTTAGAGTAACTGCACGTCTGGATCTCCATTCCCTTCTGCTTCACCTATACTCTGGACCTGCTTGGCAACCTG ACCCTCCTCTTCATCATTCGAGCTGATACAGCCCTCCACGAGCCCATGTGCCTCTTTTTGGCCATGTTGGCAGCCACTGATCTGGTCCTCTCTTCTACAACACTTCCCAAAATGCTGGCTATTTTTTGGTTCAGAGATCAGGAGATCAACCTCTATGCCTGTCTAGTCCAGATGTTCTTTCTCCACTCCTTCTCTACCATGGAGTCAGCAGTGCTGCTGGCCATGGCCTTTGACCGCtatgtggccatctgcaagccactGCACCATATCACCATCCTTCCTGGGCCACTTATCACCAAGACTGGCTTGGCTGCTGTGACTCAGGCTGTGACACTAATGACTACACCCCCCTTTCTGCTTAGACGCTTCCATTACTGCCGAGGTCCAGTGATTGCCCACTGTTACTGTGAGCACGTGGGTGTGGTAAGGCTGGCCTGTGGGGACATTCGCTTCAGCAATATCCATGGCATTGCTGTGGCCATGTTCATAGTGGTGATGGACCTGCTCTTTGTTGTCCTGTCTTATATCTTCATCCTTCGGGCAGTTCTACAGCTTGCCTCTTGGGAGGCCCATTACAAGGCCTTTGGGACATGTGTGTCCCACATAGGTGCTATCTTGTCCACCTACACACCTGTGGTCATCTGCTCAGTGATACACCGTGTGGCTCGCTGGGCTGCCCCTCATGTCCACATATTCCTTGCtatcttttatcttcttttctcaCCCATAGTCAATCCCATCTATGGTGTCAAGACCAAGCAGATTCGTGATCATGTG CAGTCTATTCCAGAGAAAAAATGTATAGATGCACACTTTTTTCCTTAA